A window of Quercus robur chromosome 12, dhQueRobu3.1, whole genome shotgun sequence genomic DNA:
ATGACTGTTCAATGTCAAGTACCCCAATCTTAAACAGTATTAGTACTGACAATTCAAAAGCAACAGATACCAGAGCAGAATATCCAGACATTAGAAGTTTCTACCATGAAAGAAAGTTAGCAAGGCCAACTTCATGCACTACGACAAAATGACTTTCACGGTATATCCAAAATCCACTTGCAAGCAGTTGGTCTTCATTTGATCTTGTCAATAATGCCAGAGATAACTTCACCCATGTCCAGATTCTTCATTGGTGTAAATGGTCGCTTCATATCCTGCAacaacccaaaaagaaaaaagtaattggCAACTGAGAGAATGGCCAAAGGTTTTCCACAACGCTTTTCCACTTAAGTTCACTAAAAAATTTGATAGATGTTGGTATTAAGTTAACCGCTAAATAGACCTGCACCTGCCTCTGGTAAAAGAATGATCAGGCCACAAAATTTTTGTCATAGCCAAACAACTTTATTATCATTATCAAGTAATCTTTGTGAAAAGAGATTGATTCTGGTAGGAGAGGTTGTGTAATCCGTGGTTTAATCCCTAGGGTTGGGTCCAATGGGGCCTGTCTTGGTGTTCCatgtcatcaaaaaaaaaaaaatctttgtgaaaagacaaaagaaatgTACAACAAATATACAGATTTTAGGGTCTGGAAACTGATTGAAAGCTAAATGCAACATACCTAAGTTTCTCAGGCATCTAACACCAATTGCAATTAGTTTTCAAATACTTCATCTGAATGTTTTGTGATAACTGGACTGCCATTTATTTTGCCAATAACTCCATATTTCAAATCAGGATCCTCGCCATTTCAAGGTCAAGATTTAGTTTCCAAGGATCTGAGGGTATATATGGtgccacatcatttaaaatttatcaataaCAACAcattttaaatgacatgacaCCATGTACACCCATAGATTCTTGAAAACTAATCTTCATCATGACACAGACTCATTTCATTTCAAAGAGAAACATAGAGTCCTCCCCATATTTCGCAGGAAGACAAAAATATTGAAGCTCATTCTTCATTttcattagaaaaaatatataataatacttCATAATCAGAATTCCATTTATATTGCCAGTACCTCCACATGCCATCAAAGACAAAACACAGTGAAGCTAATTCCCTATACTCATGATCACCTAATATTCTCATGAGAACAATCCCTAGCAGCCTTTTCAACAACAAAACTGTAATTCATTACCGCAGTCAAAGGTGTGTAGAATACAAAAAACCCATTCAATTTCCAAGGGGCAGAAAATTCAAGTTAATTACATCAACAGCCATCATAAGAACAACATACTGGGGAAAACCagatttgacaaatctaaaggTCAAcacaatggaaaaaaaaaaacacacacaaataaatTTGTATTGTTTACCAGAAGACTGATGAACGTCTCGCCGCCTTTTTCTCGTATTTCAAAGCACCCCCTTCTTGGCTGttgaaaagaggaaaaataaaaatgaaccaCATCACTAAGCCTATAATGAAATGGCAATTAACCTTTAAAAAGTAAGTCAAAAGGGACACTTTTGAGGTACAAGATGACCCTTTTGTTTCTATTGCATTTAAGTGGAGTGTATTTTTAAGATATCTGATTAGGGAAAAGTCAATCTGACCAAAGAGTGTACTCATACTTAACTACATAATTCACTTACTCGTACATCATCAAAAAATTTCCTATTCCGTTATTacaatcaaaaataaaaatgaaatatcaatcaaaatttcaaaacttaattgCAGCATAATACAACAAAGTATAAAAATGGagcaaataaatgaaaatttaaaaaataaaaaataaaatctttagaAAGATGAAGAATCAACCTATACACTGAAGTAATGAACCCTCCTGCTACATGACTTAAATGGTTTCAGtgaatcaaatcaaataaataaacctttaaatgaaaattaaaaacttgtaatattacttaaaacAGTTTTTGACACTTTTTCCCCTGCATCAAATAAACCATAAATTGAATCCATCAGATCAACATCAGTATGGATAACTTGTGCAATGGCTTTGCAAAGGTGCTCTCATAGTTTGAACCAATACTCATTTTTTCCTGACAGGAGAATGGAAGACAAAGAAactatttttcataattatcaCATTCGTAGTCAATCTCATGTTATCTAGTGGCTTTGCTGTTAAGAGATGTCAAGTTCAATGCAACTCCTGAAATCATCAACAAAGTTAATAACATTCACCGAGCATACCTTATCAGGATTGACCAGCACTGTGATACCAGTAACACCTTCCTCCAAACCTTCTTTCACCTGAATAGCCCTCGTCTTGAATGAATTGCATTGCTTGCTAGAGTAAagcaacaaataaattaaaaagaacacCATAATATGGGAAGCTTATTTCTCCTAAAAATACAGGCTGTTGTCAGGGGCAAAAGACATCAAGGAACAACATCTGAGGAAATATTCCCCATAAGCATCAAGGAAAATGAATATATTGCAGATAACAAGACTTCAACTGACAATTGCAAGAGAAGGAGACAATTCCAAACATAATATCTCCCCTGTATGCTAAAAGCTGCTAATGAGATCAGATTCATTCAAGATATTCTACAAAGCCGGCAATATTGTATTTCCTAATTTTATACATGCTATCCAAATATGAACTGAATCCATTAATTACTTTCTTCCAGCAAATAAATATagcaaaatttgaataaaaaatatcacaCCCTAAAGTAGTCAGATTCAATCATCAACCTTCTTAATATCCAGTCCCCTGAGAgtcacaccaaacaccaaaattgaaaaacaggGGAACCATTCAAAACCTATACACATACAAGAAGTCAAAATTGAGTTGATCTACTCTTTCTTATTTTGGATCCCCATGACAGTAATACAACACTTAACATCATTTTTGCTACCTTTCTACCAATTCTGTAGCAAACAATCTGACAGAATTACCATAAATGTTTGTGTGTCTGTACGCTAATCAAAAGATAACAAAATCTTACGAAATGAACAAAACCACagaaaaccaaaagaacaaCCAGCCAACTACTAAATTAACAGTCTTCAAGCAGCAAACTGTGTGGGTCTTTGGGAAGTGACAGGCAGAgtactacttatcaaaaaaaaggtGACAAGCAGAGTACCTTTCAAAAGTCAAAATGCTACCCACCCATTTTCAGAACAAGGAATTTTATCAATGTTGTGTTTTCTCTGCTACCAATAATGAATCTTCACAACCTGTAAACCTCCATAATATATTGACTCTAATCTTTCATCATGTAAACCCAAGTTAACCTAGAACCCAAGAACCAAGCATATTATAATAGAAAACCCTAATCAACTTACTAAtaacaagaaaaggaaaacaatatcTAACCCAGCTTATACAACAGTTTTGCTCACGtgaacaaaaaaccaaaattcaaaacacctcaaatcttattaaatttctcttctttttgtagAGAGAGCGCCTCAAAATTTCAGTTTGCTTTGATTTCCTCCATTTTCAACGCAACCAAACAATAAATAAAGCTTTTTTTCCAAActaaaaaaccaaacaacaaataataaacgactaaatttttatcactttcttggcaaccaaacaacAAATATAAGATAAGGTATAAGCAAGCACTTGATGTACCTTCTATTCCAAACCAAAAGAACAATAAAAACCATAATACAAACAAGACTAATTTTCTTTCACCTTCTCTGAAACCAAACAAGAAACATTAGATATAATAAGCAAAGCACTAAAAACCTAACCTTTCAAACGAAAACAgcaacaaaaccacaacaagagACTAATTTTCTTCTTGCActtttctcggcaaccaaacaagAAACATTAGACATGATAAGCAAAGCACTAAAAACCTAAACTTTCAAACGAAAACAGCAAGAAAACCATATCAAGACACTAATTTTCTGTTTCACTTTTCTCTGCAACCAAACAGAGAcaaagtacccaaaaaaaaaaccagaaaacctaaagaaaaactCACCAGTGCTCAATCACAATGGTTTTCGTCCCTTCCTCGACTTCTTCCTCCACCACCTTGAGCTCTACGTCCTTCACAGCCTTCTTGGCCTTCTTCGCCTTCGGTAACTCGGTCTTCTGCAACTCAGCCACCGAGTTATCTGAGTTAATACTGGCATCTCTCCGAGTCGCGCTCCGAGTCACCCGCGTTGCCAACTCGGGCTTcagtttctctttctcttcttcctcaACAACGCGTCGTTTCCTGGGCGCCATTGAAGAAAAGCTTTTTGCTTTCTCTCTTcctcagactctctctctctctctctctctctctctctaaaaacttGTATACAACGCGCACTCTGCTTCAGTGAGTGTGTGCGTGATAGTTAGACGCTGTGTGagtatttattttcattttcccgCTCCAAATTTAtgtactactactactatttgGTGATTTTGAACGGACGGTATTGAttaatctttatctttttttctttttttttacatggaTATAGATGACTGATAGGATCTGCAAATTAAAGTCTCTTCGTTAATATTGTTCTAATAATgtggtttgtattttttgaaatgcgtataagtaaaaaatatatatataaaaatgtatataatattatttaaacattgaaaaccgttattcaaaataaattaccaAACAGTCTCTTAATTATGCGCCTTCCTAATATGGGGGCAACATCaagatcaaaagaaaaaaaaattgtaagaccACACATTTTATGCCACTAGCTTCTAAGAACGCACTTACACGTGCTTAgaaactcttctattttttaaaaaagttcatAATTATAAGTTGAAAAATGCTAACAAGTGTCTTTAGGACATTtgttaacaattcattttaggaaagttttgacatcacttttatggaaaatgaaaaaaaactatcaaaacattaatgtttggtaactgtttttcctcttattttctgtttccaaaaacaattttctatttttgagactaaaaatcttgtttgacaatccaaaatggacagaaaacaaaaactgttctcaaaatttaatttgtgaaggaaactgaaaacatgcaaaaggctattttcaatttctaattttcaaaaatcaataaaaatacgcatttatcttatttaataaattagcattagagttcaaattataataacaacatattttagtattttcttttttttcaacatttttttttcaattaactaaacatgttttttgtttcaaaaatacaaaaaatttgttttttatttatatcctcaaaaacaaatttttgaaaatagaaaacaaaaacgaTTACCAATACCTTAGagacactcgttagcatgaaattttaacaaataagagatttattCAATAATGCACATAAggttcttctaatttttttttttttttttaagattcatAATTACAGCAAATGAGAGATATATTCAATAactcataattttaaatttgagtaCCACCTTCAAATGTATGTATGTCATACACGCATATATATGATTTTACTCGTTGGGGTGGGGATATCACTTTTAATGTAGCCTATTGAATCACAAcattggtttctcaaaaaaaaaaaaaaaaaaaaaaagaatcacaaCATCGAACTAATACACAtgcaaaaaaatcatataaatctTTCACATTTCAATCTAATCAATTATTTACagattatcatatatatatatatatatatatatataaatttacaatgTGAAAGCCTTGCAATTAATGTTTTCAACAATACTTCACATATAACAACATCAACCCatcaaggaagaagaatgacATGTCATTGATAAGCCAGTGAAGCACAACCAAAATTACTCTTTTTAGTGTGCATTTGGTATtacttaaaaaactattttttttattattcagcttatttttttctattattcatgggtcacattgtactttttggtattatttatgggtctcactatactatttcagttatcttttaattttatctacaatacttttaagaaaaaaatttcaatttcaactaaataaattattcccAAAAAGACACTTAATCCACTTGGTCAACCTGCAAATACGTCAAATAGTGGGTCACTAATGGTAATCTCGGTTgctgatgaaaaaaaaaattacataagaTAAAAGATTTAAAATAGAATTATGGAAAGACATAACTAACCCATAGttggcacaaaattaatttcacacaagttaattcaaaaaaatgacataaaatgaaaattattctCGCACTTCATCTAAAATGTGACCAACACCACCCAATGCAACGGACTCAAGCATCAATTAGAACCAATGGGTCGTTCCTcgtagagagagaaatagatgtccataaaaaataaaagtaaaaatagaaaaagagagagagagatgaatgcGTGCAGCAAGTGACTTTTTAATGGAATAAGTCTTCAATTTGTGGAAGTTATCTTTGAGTAGTTGTAGTTAGGTCAAAATGGTCAAATACcactattttttgaaaatattttgcaatCTACCACCGTTTATGAAATATATAAGGATCTACCATTAattagaaactcgagtttttcATGGTATTTGAGTTCcatggaaaatttttgaaatttttttatgtaactcgagttccataaaaaatagcatGGCAATTTGAAGGCTATTTTTTCAAAgtactcgagtttcaaaaatgtGGTAGATTACTAAATATTTCGCAAACAGTGATAGATCTatacatatttttcaaacaatggTATATGGTCATTTTGGCAACTGTggttaatattaaattttaaataaaagtgGTAAGACATGTTATGATAGAGGAAAATTAATAAGTAGATTAGTGGGAGGGAAGAGAGGAAAACAGAAGGagttggttttttattttttatttttctgaatCCTCTTTAAGTTGTAACTGCACCAGATgttttgtcccaaaaaaaaaaaaatgctccaaattataatttatttttttacttaacaTGACAAAGTGGGGACGAACtttctaacctttttttttaaagaaagaataaaaaataaacttggatttatttttgatagaatTGTAcgtgcaaaaaaaaaagtgagaacgagagaaaaagaaaaaaaagaaaaaggagagattttataagtaatttaaaatttaggatttttaaactttataattttatattagataAGTGAAAAAGAGTGGTGGATAACTGAATATTATTTTAACTACATGAGATATGATAattacattaaaattaaaataaaaaataaaaactacaagGGATGACGGGATAAGGATgaagggttttttattttaaaaactaactTGTCGtggtctaatttttttttaactatagaataacatttttttttgttttgaaggtgaggacaaaaaaaaaaaaaaaaacaaacaaatagaagGGAGTAACTAGTTTTGATTGGACTTAGAGTAATgttagcaaatttgaatttttgtaattagtTGGAGTGGGAAGTTATTctataggggtatttttgaaccatgAAAATGAAGATCCCAATAAAGGGAAAATcgttaaataatagtatagatataaAACTACAAAtggtggggaaaaaaaatatgatggGTTATATGGAAGTGTCTCATAGCCTGATATAGTCTGTGCCATATAGAATAGTTATTAGAGaaatgctacgtctacaatatttttacaacaaatcacaggtggttagttgttattggttcaaatttgaaactaacactaagattacttttttgctctaacaataacaaccagtaacaacctgccacttaggatttgttgtaaaaatgttgtaaacatatcatttctctagtTATTATGAATGGTGGAGAAAAAGTAACCAATTTATATAAAAGTGACTGGTAGCCTGTcatagtatgtgttatatagAATAATTGTGAACAATGATGTGATAATGAATGTAAACATGTAATCATAtaattactataaaaaaaaaaaaaaaaaaaaaaagtcagtcttatcaaagaaagtaaaaaacaagagaaataCTATGTTTACAACAAATCAGAAGTGATATGTTGTTATccatatctatactattatttaaggggtttaTCCTGTTTGGAATCCTCAATTTAGATGTCAAAAACACCATCAAATTCATCCATTAATAAGACTTAAATCATATGattagacatgtaaaattagtaatttaaaaactcctaatttttagctaaatttttttaaaaaaaagttttttctcCCATCTCTACATTTCTCTCTCATGTTAGTTGTCAAATATTAATACaacttgttattattatttttaaataaaaaataaaacagttttttttttccacaaacatacttttttttttttttatcactaaaCTGTTTTTGTCCCACCTCCACATTTATCTCTCACATTAGCAGTCAAGTAATAATAcaactttttcttaaaataaaaaattaaacaaaactattataaataaaacatataaactaaaaaaaaaaaaaaaaagcctcatcacacgcTCAAAGTGAGTGTGACGAGGCTAGTTGGTTGTTACTGATGTGCAAAAAAGTAACTTCAATTATGAAtctaaattagaattaataataatttttcacttataatttgttgtaaaaatattacagAGGTGTCATTTGTTGAAAAGTTATGAACTTAAAAGTTACTCTTTTTATTGTATCCGCATGTGTTGCATACTTGCATCCCAGGCAAGCTAAACAGCCATaatttgttgagagatgttacgtctacaacatttttacaacagaTCACAAgtggttaattgttattggtttaaatttgaaactaacattaagattacttttttgccccaatctataacaaccagtaacaacctaccacttaagatttgttgtaaaaatattgtagacatatcatttctctaattTGTTTGCTTTGGAATAATTTatcattaattattcaaatgaATGTATTTATTTcacattaaattataattttgataatttaattttttacttattactTTCAATCATTTACGAGACTACAAACCACCCAATTTCTCACCCTTTATtgaattgtcaatttataataGAAATAACATTGCTTTTGTATGGGTTCATCATTGACACTCAACTAATTATGTACTCATCACAACTTGACACATTTGTTGAGAGTAAAATTTGGTTTTGCCtctaaactttatatttttatttttt
This region includes:
- the LOC126709145 gene encoding uncharacterized protein LOC126709145 translates to MAPRKRRVVEEEEKEKLKPELATRVTRSATRRDASINSDNSVAELQKTELPKAKKAKKAVKDVELKVVEEEVEEGTKTIVIEHCKQCNSFKTRAIQVKEGLEEGVTGITVLVNPDKPRRGCFEIREKGGETFISLLDMKRPFTPMKNLDMGEVISGIIDKIK